A region of Vigna radiata var. radiata cultivar VC1973A chromosome 6, Vradiata_ver6, whole genome shotgun sequence DNA encodes the following proteins:
- the LOC106764471 gene encoding probable indole-3-pyruvate monooxygenase YUCCA4, whose protein sequence is MGSCKPQQEHVHGPIIIGAGPSGLAVAACLSEHKVPFVILERSNCIASLWQHKTYDRLKLHLPKQFCELPLKGFPHNFPKYPTKYQFISYMESYASHFNIHPRFNQTVETAHFDKASQLWLVRTQHCQLLSPWLVVATGENAEPVLPRIHGMDHFSGSIAHTSVYKSGSEYTNQKVLVIGCGNSGMEVSLDLCRHNASPYMVARNTVHVLPREMFGFSTFGIAMALYKWFPIKVVDKILLLVTNFMLGNTNHYGIKRPKTGPIELKLATGKTPVLDVGQVAQIKCGNIKVMEGVKEITRKGAKFMDGQEKEFDAIILATGYKSNVPAWLKGCDFFTEDGMPKTPFPHGWKGEQGLYTVGFTRRGIQGTSCDAIKIAEDIASQWRTVENKNQCNSHIILLTS, encoded by the exons ATGGGTTCTTGCAAACCCCAACAAGAACATGTTCATGGACCTATCATCATAGGTGCCGGTCCTTCAGGCCTAGCCGTGGCTGCGTGTCTCTCGGAGCACAAAGTCCCTTTCGTGATTCTTGAGAGAAGCAACTGCATAGCCTCTCTTTGGCAACACAAAACCTACGACCGTCTCAAACTCCACCTCCCAAAGCAGTTCTGCGAGCTTCCCTTGAAAGGTTTTCCCCACAACTTCCCCAAGTACCCCACAAAGTACCAGTTCATATCCTACATGGAGTCCTACGCCTCACACTTCAACATCCACCCCAGGTTCAACCAAACAGTCGAAACTGCTCACTTTGATAAAGCCTCTCAGCTTTGGCTCGTTAGGACTCAGCACTGTCAGCTTCTCTCTCCTTGGCTCGTCGTGGCCACCGGGGAGAATGCTGAGCCTGTGCTTCCTAGAATTCATGGCATGGACCATTTCTCTGGCTCCATTGCTCACACCAGTGTCTACAAGTCTGGCTCTGAGTACACAAACCAGAAGGTTCTCGTCATTGGCTGTGGCAATTCAGGAATGGAAGTTAGCTTAGACCTTTGCAGACACAATGCCTCCCCTTACATGGTTGCAAGGAACACA GTGCATGTCCTTCCTAGGGAGATGTTTGGCTTCTCAACTTTTGGCATAGCCATGGCTCTTTACAAGTGGTTTCCCATCAAAGTTGTAGACAAAATTCTCTTACTTGTGACCAACTTCATGTTGGGAAACACAAATCACTATGGCATCAAAAGGCCTAAAACAGGCCCAATAGAGCTGAAACTAGCCACAGGGAAAACCCCAGTCCTTGATGTGGGTCAAGTTGCACAGATCAAATGTGGCAACATAAAG GTGATGGAAGGTGTGAAGGAGATAACTAGAAAAGGTGCGAAATTTATGGATGGACAAGAAAAGGAATTTGATGCTATAATATTGGCAACAGGGTACAAGAGCAACGTGCCTGCTTGGCTTAAG GGTTGTGATTTTTTCACTGAGGATGGAATGCCGAAAACACCCTTTCCCCATGGGTGGAAAGGGGAGCAGGGATTGTATACGGTGGGGTTCACCAGAAGAGGCATTCAAGGAACATCTTGTGATGCAATCAAGATCGCTGAAGACATAGCCTCGCAGTGGAGAACCGTAGAGAACAAGAATCAATGCAATTCACATATCATCCTTCTCACTTCATAA
- the LOC111241812 gene encoding uncharacterized protein LOC111241812 — protein MVKKGNIMQYRERLDKSLALPDLTDEQILKTLVKSQLQRSSSKVEIEGCNEKLVETKTKEIYDFLSMLRSASGDNSAGSSTSRSDWKMNAVTWCMDRSIVAGSGLPPFWNWAXFGN, from the exons ATGGTGAAAAAAGGAAACATTATGCAGTACAGGGAGAGGTTGGACAAGAGCCTCGCCTTACCTGATCTGACAGATGAACAGATACTCAAAACCCTTGTCAAAAGTCAACTCCAACGTTCTTCTTCAAAAGTGGAAATTGAAG GATGTAATGAGAAATTAGTAGAAACCAAAACCAAGGAGATATATGACTTTCTTAGTATGTTGAGAAGTGCTTCTGGAGACAATAGTGCAGGATCTAGTACATCACGCTCTGATTGGAAA ATGAACGCAGTGACATGGTGCATGGACAGGAGTATAGTTGCTGGTTCTGGTTTGCCTCCTTTCTGGAACTGGGCACNTTTTGGAAACTAA